ggggagtttttcctgccatcTCACCTGTTCATGTGgggagtttggtctgagctgctctttatggaaacagtctgagataacatttgttatgaattggtgctatataaataaagattgattgataagcTTTTAACAACTGAAATGCATGTATTTCAATATTAACCTTGTTATATTCACTTTCAGCCGAAGAAGGGAGGAGTTAGGAAATAGCAGCTACACTCAGCAACCTAAAAGTAATTTCAACAATCAGATTTGAGCTTTTAATTGACTTCTACAGCAGAGGAATATGAGAATCGAAACATCAAAACACCCTTGGTTTGTAGTTGGACACACCTGGGACATGTAAAATCCTGGATTCACTagaaaaacaccacaaataCTTTCTGACGGAGAGAAGAAAGCTGTGAATTCATCCAGTCCATTCATGTTCACCATGGTTAAactgtctgcagcagctggcagTAATCAATCCTAAGCTCAAAGCCCTCTAAACAGTCCCAGCAATGAACAGGTTAACCTGGTTAAAGTGTACAGATATCAGTTTTCATTCCTCAGATGCTTCCTGGTGTTTCAGGAAGCGGATCAGACCTCCAGGCAGCGGCAACTTCTTCAGACGCTGATTTCCAACCAGCTGAAGAATCCGAAGCcggcagagctgctgcagtggcCGTGGAGGAGCTGGAAGCGAACCAGAAACAAACCAGTAACATCAAGATTTCTCTTGTGGTATGTTCACTGGGGGACCATCAGGTTAATTATCAGTTGACTATCACTATTGATTATCAGTTATTGACTCACCTGCTTTGTCCTTGATGACGCTCCAATCGGGGTAGCTGTCCAAGTGTTCCATCATTCTGGAGCAGAGAGTCACATGACCAACGTAGTCCAACAGGACGTCAATGATCGGTCCCGCCCACCGGCAGATACTGGGGGCCGAAATCATCTCACAGAACTGTCAATCAAGCACAGAACTGTTAATCAATCACAGAACTGTAaatcccccctccccctactGTGTGGATCTGTGTTTAATAACTCTGGTCACCTGAACGCCTCCCCTTTGCTGTGGTTCCTGCAGGTCATTGTCGTCGTTGTAGCGGgactctcctctctgtgatcGGGAGGTTTTGATTGGTGGATGAGGTGCATTACCATAGACACAGTTGAAGCAGGAGAGGGCGTGACCTCCGTGGTCCAGCAGGTACTTGAACATGGGCAGGTACTTCATGGAGAACATGTAGACGGCGGGAAAGGTGGTGGGGTGTGTGGGGATGCAGGCGTTGATGTCGGCCCCATGCTCCACCAGCATGGTGACGGTCTCGATGCAGCCCATCCTTGCCGCAACCATCAGCGGCTTGAAAACATCCAGGTTCGGGTTCGCGCCAGCCTCCAGCAGCATGTGCACAGCGTcaatgttgttgttgatgacGGAAAAGTAGAGTGCTGTGCTGCGACGGTCCTCGTACAGATTTGATCGTTCTTCAGACAGCTGAGCATTGACGTCGAAGCCCGCCGTAATCAGAGTTTCCAGGACATCATCACGGTTACGCTCAGCAGCTAGGTGCAGTGGGCTGATGCCAGTCCGACGGAGTCTGGCCTTACTTGTGTTTTGGATCAATATGGACACGATGCTGGAAGCAGGAAACATCACAGGAGTTAGACCAGACCAatatcagacagacagacagacagacagacagacacctaGCTCTACACAGCTGGTGACTCTGACAGCCTGAGCCTCTGTACTCCCACTATAACAAGCTGTGACCTGGTGGACCCGAGTTTCCCTAACTCTACAAAGACATCCTCAGGGGTTTCTGTTAAAACAAAGTAGACAATAGTCAGTGTGCCTACGTGTCACTTCCTCTCTGAGCGGCGATATGAAGTGGCAATAAGCCGGTCTTTCCAGGTTTGTTGGCATCAGCATTCTGAGAAAGGAGGAGCTCCACAATTTCTTCGTGTCCATTTTTAGCAGCTTCATAAAGAGCAGTGGCTCCATCAGCAGCTTGGCTGTTAACGTCTGCACCTGCAGGAAAACGTGGAGGGTTCAGGGATCAGGGTTCAGGTTGAGGAAACCCTTAAATCATAGCTCAATCCTTCTTTGTAAAGACAATACTCGTAATTCTGAACATGGCAGCATTAAGATCAACAAAGAGGCCCAACATGGACCCCAACAGAAAGTCAGTTGTCAGTTGAAAGTTCAGTTGTGTTAAATGAACAATcaaaatagctcaacacaactaatattacaggtagTTTGTCCAAATTTAACAATATGCAACTTTTAATGacgactgcagtctcaaaattattcaaccccttcttgacaagcatcttcaGTACTCAGTAGAGCATCCTTTAGCATCTATGACTTTCTTCAGTCGGACAGCAGCCCATGCTCTGGGCTGCTTTTCTGAGCCCctgccatgcttcactgtagacAGGTTGTTCTcttcagcgtctgcctcatccttcctcctccagacaaactgctgatccacagacctgaaaagGTCCAGTTTGGTTTCatcagaacagaatcccaaaacttctctAGCTCATTTCTATGGTGTCAAGCTTATTGGAGCGGACTTATCCACTttttttgggtcagtagtggtgaacgTGTTGGAGTTCagtcatggaggccttcagtgtttagtatgcaCCTCACTGAAGAAACCTCagagcctgctgccaccaagtctggCTGCAGGTCACTGgagggtttttgtcctcctgcctcctcagaaatctggtggcagccgttgatagcttcctctttctgccacgtccaggtagtgcagccagtgagCCTTTGAACCTGTTAACcttgcttccaacagtatctctgggaacattcagtgcctttgctgtctttttgtatcctttccCTTGTTTGTgcaggcaatgatctcctctcttaaccttttggacaattctcttgacttatcCATGTTTCgaacatgcaaccaaacgtcactaTGAGCAAACCCCCACACCCAGTCctggtatttgatgtgttctatctcaagaacacctgatgcaactaatgaggcccttgattagttgcacCAGGTGTGgctgagacaacacctgatttgcaaatgagtgctcttatgagggattctattcagggggtgGAATAGTTTTGAGACTGCAGTTGTCGTTAGAGTGTCTTGAGACAGCgtttgttgtgaattggtgctgtttaaataaagattgattgattgattactgCACTGCAGAAGGCACTGTGAAGGAAGGTGCTCTTCATACAGATTAGCGGTTACAGTTATTAGCAGCGACAATTTTaattaagaaaacacacagctgaaggGTGGGACAGTGGGTGGAGTATTTTCAGCTCAGTGTGGCACAGCCCCAAACCTCTGAACACAGTTAGCATGTAGCTGCAGCAGTAGCTAGCCCAGACCTTGTCTTTGTTGACTCCAGTGGTTTaactttgctgcagtgatgtagaagtgTACTCTACAGTGTGTCCGTACATCGTAAATTCACTTTTTGAACACATCCAATAGGATTCAGGGAGGAGGACATTATCCTAGAACAAAGCATTGCTATAATCTCCCAAATCAGCAAATATGAGTGAAGACAAGGATACCATTTTAGAAAACTAGCATTGTGGTCATTTACATTCAGATGTAGTCTGTAGCTAGTCTTTGCTTTTGGTTAGTGTTCAGTGAACAGTTTGAGGCTCAATCTTCTACACACACCGTGTTTGAGGAGGAAGCGCAGTGTGGCAACTTGGCCACCCTGAGCTGCGGTGAACAGCGGCGAGATGCCGTATATGTTGGTTAGGCTGTGTTTGGCTCCGGCCTTCATCAGCATCTCACAGATCTCCACGTTGTTTCGAGACACGGCTTCCTGCAGGGCAGTCCAGCCCATAATACAGTGAGTGTTTACCACTGCTCCGTGGTTCAATAGCATGGCCACCATTGCAGGACTGTTCCTCTCACAGGCTGCAGAGTAACACAAAGAGAGTTCAGGGATGGGCACATTAGATGTCGGGGTAGATTCCCTGAGGTTAGATGTCGGGGTAGATTCCCTGAGTTTATTTGTGGGGATTTGTAGTTGAATTGGTTTCAGTTTAGATGTCAGGATCAAGATACGTAGTCATTTACTCGataatttcctcatccaaaccgtcaaaatgtctcctagaccccattcctactgggctacttaaggaagtcctgcccttaattagcacgtccttactggatatgatcaatcagtctttactaacaggctacgtaccacagtccttcaaagtagcagtaattaaaccactcctgaaaaagcccactctggattcaggtgtattagtCAACTAGCTGTGTaactttctaaactctaatagtctattagaggatcttcagtcaggttttagagcgaaccacagcacagagacactggtgaaggttacaaaccacctccttatgtcatcagacagaggacttctctctgtactggtcttgttagacctgagtgctgcttttgagaccattgaccatcacatcctgttacagagactggaacagttcattcatccataaaaggaaccacattaagctgctttaagtcctatttattagatcgatttcagttgGTACATGTcgagtcctctgtccacactaaggttagacatggagttccacaagcctccagctccactgggaggtATCTGGGAGtgttatttgatcaagatttgtcctttaactcccacattaaacagatttctagaactgcctttttccatctacgtaatgttgttaaaaccaggtccatcctgtctgtagatgatgcagaaacactagtccacacattagtcacttccaggttggattatttctgttccttattatcaggctgccccaataagtccttaaagactctccagctggtccagaacgctgctgctcctgttctgaccagaactaagagaagagaccatctttctcctgtactggcttgtcttcactggcttccagtaaagtttaaaatccttctccttacttacaaggctcttaatgttcaggctccatcatatcttaaagagctcatagcaccgtactaccccactagagcactgtgctcccagactgcaggcctactggtggttcctaaagtcctctaaagtagtgatggagccagagctttcagctatcaggctcctctcctgtggaacctcctcccagtctgggttcagggggcagacaccctctctacatttaagagtagactaaaaaccttcctttttgataaggcatatattttagggctggatcaggccttggaccagcccctagttatgctgctataggctcagactgccgggggactcccatgatgcactgggctctattctctctcctcctcttcctctccatcattatgtctcatgtcagccaaatgtctgccactaacttggtatcttccccggagcctttctgtgcttttctcatctctcaggttcctgtggatcctgtggatcctgtggatcctggtcctggttctcctgttgtggttctctgcttcatgaatcactgctgcggatcgtcagccactcgtcatgtttttcaatattaccatattgctaattgtttagtcacactcctattgttagtgctatagtcgctgttagtatgttggttgctgtttgtgttctctatccctctctctctctctgtccaacctccacccaacacggaccctgacagaaagccgcccacattgatcctgggttaggttcttcccgttaaaggggagttcttcctccactgtgtcctaatctaatctctgagctgctctgtggggattcttgaatccttcatgttgaattcctgaatcgttagctctctctctaattaaagagtttgttctgagctgctctttatggaaagcgtcttgagataacgctgttatgaattggcgctatataaataaagattgattgattgattgatttgtacTTAACCACCAAGAAACTTCCTCAAAAccataaaataaagacaaatgttaAATCTGTGTGTTCCTACTTtgaactgcagctgctgcacaatCACTTAATCACTTCCCTTGGGACAAATAAAGTAACGTCATACACACGGTTACCTTCAGTAAAATCAGCTGTGATGTGTTCAGGTGAATCAGTTTGTTTTACCTTTGTAGAGCGGAGTCTCTTTGTCATTGTTCGGGATGTCTGGGTCTGCTCCGTTTTCCAGCAGTACCTGAAGGCACCGCAACTGACCTTTGCTGATGGCAACCAGCAGCGCAGACTCACCGCACTCCGTTCGCTTGTTGATGATCCCCGGCTGGGCTGAGCATGAAAATACAAACGACATGTCTTCTCTGGACtcggtagtgtgtgtgtgtgtgtgtgtgtgtgtgtacatataaaAGTACCTGACAGCAGTACTCTCAGACAGGTGTCCTGGCCAAACCACGCCGCCTGGTGAATTGCGAGCCAGCCCGGTTTACTCGGCAGCATCAGGTTTGTTCCTGGACGCATCACCAACGCTTTCACTCTGCTCACCTCACCTGTACGGATCGCTTTGAACAAAagctcctcctccctgcagggAAAACACCAATCTCACATCTTTCTCACCTCACCTGCCTCACCTATTTCATGTAACCTCACCTGTCTTacctgacctctctctctctctctctctctctctctctgtccaacctccacccaacatggaccctgacagaaagccgcccacatctgagcctggttctgttccaggtttctcccgttaaaggggagttcttcctccactgggtcctaatctaatctctgagctgctctgtggggattcttgaatccttcatgttgaattcctgaatctttggtctctgaattaaagagtttgttctgagctgctctttatggaaacagtctgagagaacgctgctatgaactggagctggagagataaagactgattgattgattgactataCCTCACTTGTCACTTGTCTCACCTGACCTCACCTGTCTCATGTAacctcacctgtctcacctggcCTCATctgacagtttgtgttttcagtgacttCAGTGACGCTTGTTGGGTTTTGCTGGAACAGCTGGAGGTTTGACTAAGAACCAGAACCCCCGACCTCCTGAGTCCTCATGGGTTATCCCCATAATGACACTCAGACCATGTGACACAGGTGAAACAGATGGCGCAGGTGATTCCAGGTACTGAGAGGGTTTATAAACAGAACTGGACTCACTCTTCGGGTTCTGGTGCGATGTGAACCAGACAGCCGTCGGCTCTGCGGTACGCCACCATCCTCTTCCCAGAACCCGTCATGAAACGACTGATGGACCCATCGAACGTCTTCCTGACAGAGcaacacaaaataacaggaacagAAGAGAGCTTTAGTCCTAGTAGAGAACATGAGTACTAGTACAGAACATTAGTACTAGTGCAGAATATTAGTACTAGTAGAGAACATTAGTACTAGTACAGAATATTAGTCCTAGTAGAGAACATTACTACTAGTACAGAACATTAGTACTCGTGCAGAATATTAGTACTAGTAGAGAACATTAGTCCTAGTACAGAACTTTAGTACTAGTACAGAACAGTACTAGTAGAGAACATTAGTACTAGTAGAGAATATTAGTACTAGTAGAGAACATTAGTACTAGTAGAGAATATCAGTACTAGTACAGAACATTTGTACTAGTAGAGAACATTAGTACTAGTAGAGAACATTAGTACTAGTAGAGGACATTAGTACTAGTACAGAATATTAGTACTAGTAGAGAACATTAGTACTAGTACAGAATATTAGTGCTAGTGCAGAATATTAGTGCTAGTGCAGAACATTAGTATTAGTACAGAACATTAGTTCTAGTACAGAATATTAGTACTAGTAGAGAACATTAGTTCTAATGCAGAATATTAGTGCTAGTGCAGAACATTAGTATTAGTACAGAACATTAGTACTAGTACAGAATATTAGTACTAGTAGAGAACATTTGTACTAGTACAGAATATTAGTACTAGTAGAGAACATTTGTACTAGTACAGAATATTAGTGTTAGTGCAGAATATTAGTGCTAGTGCAGAACATTAGTATTAGTACAGAACATTAGTACTAGTACAGAATATTAGTACTAGTAGAGAACATTTGTACTAGTACAGAATATTAGTGTTAGTGCAGAATATTAGTGCTAGTGCAGAAGATTAGTATTAGTACAGAACATTAGTACTAGTACAGAATATTAGTACTAGTAGAGAACATTTGTACTAGTACAGAACATTAGTACTAGTACAGAATATTAGTGCTAGTGCAGAATATTAGTACTAGTACAGAACATTTGTACTAGTAGAGAATATTAGTACTAGTACAGAATATTAGTACTAGTACAGAACATTTGTACTAGTACAGAACAGTACTAGTAGAGAACATTAATACTAGTACAGAATATTAGTATTAGTAGAGAACATTAGTACTAGTGCAGAACATTAGTACTAGTAGAGAACATTTGTACTAGTACAGAAGTTTTGTACTAGTACAGAATATTAGTACTAGTAGAGAACATTAGTACTAGTAGAGAATATTAGTACTAGTACAGAACAGTACTAGTACAGAACATTTGTACTAGTAGAGAACATTAGTACTAGTAGAGAACAGTACTAGTAGAGAACATTAGTACTAGTAGAGAATATTAGTACTAGTACAGAACAGTACTAGTACAGAACATTTGTACTAGTAGAGAACATTAGTACTAGTAGAGAACAGTACTAGTAGAGAACATTAGTACTAGTAGAGAATATTAGTACTACTACTAAGAGAAACTGAGGTCACACACAGATCAGGAGGCTCTTCACTCGGAGGGTTTGGGGAGCTGTAGTGCGCAGCGTTCTGGGCCGGTGCATTGTGGGAACTGCAGTGCGCAGCGCTCTGGgcaggtgcattgtgggagctgTGGCTGGGCTGGTGGGTGTTTGTGGCTGCAGGGTTCAGGCTGCTCCTGTCAGGTGCTGTCAGGTGAGGAGGCCTGGTGGCGGTGGCGTCACAGTGTGTGTCGGTAAGACTGCGCTCAATAGcgagctgcagcagctcgtCATCGCTCAGGTTACTGTAGAGAGAATAATCATCGAAGGCCAGACTGGGACCTGCTGGTCCAGACCTGGAGATGGCCGCCATGTTGGAGCTGTGAGGTCAGAAAGTGATAAATTTAGTGTGTGATAGAAAAGCCAGGAGGAAACACAGGTGTAAGACAGGACTCCCTCTGATTGGATGATAAGGAGACGAGCTGAGGGAGGATTCATAAACTGAGCAAAGAAGAAAGAACAAAGTGGACATTAACACACAAGCAGTTTTCTTTGAGcctttttaataaaatcatcACAGTGTAGTTCTAATTCTGGTGAGATTTGACTCCACAGGTTGAcgtttttctctttgttctgtCACCACAGGTGAATACCTGGGGGGCTGTAATGAGCAGAGCAGCCTGAGGGGGTTGCTGTCaggcctcctcctgctgctgtggtttaaaTCAGTGATCAACCGACCCTaatagagaaacacacaaactaagtcagagcacagcagcagagcagtcacacaaacactgaacaaaactTTATCGAGATGGCAGCGTTGACAACAAAACTTACACTTCAGCAGAAAACTTACTTGCTGTTTTCTGAAAGTGTTTCCTAAATCCAGAGTTTCCTCTAAAAGTCGTCCATGTGTCTCAtcggcctgtctgtctgtctgtctgtctgtctgtaatggACTCAGTGTGGATGGGGCAGGGTTTGGGGGGGGCTTGGAGGGGGGGTTATTTCAGGTTTATTTCAGGGACCTTGTTGTTTACCAGCAAGGAGAGACTGAGAACTGTAAGGAGTCAATCAATGTGTGATCTGAGCCCACAATTTAGAataagattgtgtgtgtgtgtgtgtgtgtgtgtgtgtgtgtgtgtgtgtgtgtgtgtgtgtgtgtgtgtgtgtgtatgtgtgtgtgtgtgtgtgtgtgtgtgtgtgtgtgtgtgtctatgtatgtgtgtgtgtgtgtgtgtgtgtgtctatgtatgtgtgtgtgttatttttagacTAAGGGGGGGTTGGGCTGCATGAGGCTTCAGTGTTAaatgaaaactttatttaacaaCAGAACGATGACAGTGAGGAGAACAACAGTGACTTTATTTCAGTCAAAGTCAAACctgatatatacacacatgtacacacacacagtctatcTGATCCAGCGAACTGAACTCTCCAGTAAATCCTCCGTCAttaatcgatcaatcaatcaatctttatctctccagctccagttcataacagcgttctctcagactgtttccataaagagcagctcagaacaaactctttaattcagagaccaaagattcaggaattcaacatgaaggattcaagaatccccacagagcagctcagagattagattaggacccagtggaggaagaactcccctttaacgggagaaacctggaacagaaccaggctcagagggggacggctttctgtcagggtccgtgttgggtggaggttggagagagagagagagagagaactaaCAGCAACCAAGATACTAACCATTAAGGTTTTGATGTTTCAGAGGAGAGCAGATTCCCCCATGTGGCCATtgtgtgtgattgattgattgattgattgattgattgattgattgattgattgattgattgattgattgattgattgattggtggatggatggatggatggatggatggatgcatggatggattgactgattgattgactgatttaCAGAGACCTGTTTCAGCCCCGCCCATTGTAAATATCTGCCTGGACTGattcacagagacagaccatATTCAAACCGGTACGTCAGCATCACCGCTTACTGTCCATCAGCCCCTACTACGTCACCGAGCTCCAGATGTCACATGGTCAACGTGGACAGGTGAGTCCAGGTGAGACATTGTACTGCAGGAAGCGGGTGAGTCTGACAGGAAGTAGCAGAGTGTGCAGTAGTTTAAGTCTTTGGACTCCGACCAAATGTCTGATCTTCAGCCTGCAGAGCTGCATCAGGGGATGAGGAGGACCTGACCAGGAAACACAGACGGAGGACA
Above is a genomic segment from Pempheris klunzingeri isolate RE-2024b chromosome 18, fPemKlu1.hap1, whole genome shotgun sequence containing:
- the LOC139218154 gene encoding ankyrin repeat and SOCS box protein 2-like; translated protein: MAAISRSGPAGPSLAFDDYSLYSNLSDDELLQLAIERSLTDTHCDATATRPPHLTAPDRSSLNPAATNTHQPSHSSHNAPAQSAAHCSSHNAPAQNAAHYSSPNPPSEEPPDLKTFDGSISRFMTGSGKRMVAYRRADGCLVHIAPEPEEEEELLFKAIRTGEVSRVKALVMRPGTNLMLPSKPGWLAIHQAAWFGQDTCLRVLLSAQPGIINKRTECGESALLVAISKGQLRCLQVLLENGADPDIPNNDKETPLYKACERNSPAMVAMLLNHGAVVNTHCIMGWTALQEAVSRNNVEICEMLMKAGAKHSLTNIYGISPLFTAAQGGQVATLRFLLKHGADVNSQAADGATALYEAAKNGHEEIVELLLSQNADANKPGKTGLLPLHIAAQRGSDTIVSILIQNTSKARLRRTGISPLHLAAERNRDDVLETLITAGFDVNAQLSEERSNLYEDRRSTALYFSVINNNIDAVHMLLEAGANPNLDVFKPLMVAARMGCIETVTMLVEHGADINACIPTHPTTFPAVYMFSMKYLPMFKYLLDHGGHALSCFNCVYGNAPHPPIKTSRSQRGESRYNDDNDLQEPQQRGGVQFCEMISAPSICRWAGPIIDVLLDYVGHVTLCSRMMEHLDSYPDWSVIKDKAAPPRPLQQLCRLRILQLVGNQRLKKLPLPGGLIRFLKHQEASEE